In Sphingobacterium sp. PCS056, the following proteins share a genomic window:
- the uvrB gene encoding excinuclease ABC subunit UvrB: MKFQLTSEYKPTGDQPTAIKELVQGLNEGEQYQTLLGVTGSGKTFTVANVIQQTQKPTLILSHNKTLAAQLYGEFKQFFPDNAVNYFVSYYDYYQPEAFIASSNTYIEKDLAINEEIEKLRLATTTALMSGRRDVIVVSSVSCIYGMGNPEDFSRSIFRFAIGTVISRNAFLHRLVEILYARTTTEFKRGTFRVKGDTVDIYPAYLDFAIRVSFFGDEIDELSEIDPLSGKTLNKMEDLALFPATLFVTPKEKFTSTIWAIQEEMVQRRTQLEEEGKMLEAKRLEERVNYDLEMMRELGYCSGIENYSRFFDGREPGMRPFCLLDYFPEDYLLVIDESHVTIPQLRAMYGGDRSRKIALVEHGFRLPAALDNRPLNFPEFESLTNQTIYVSATPGDYELQQTEGVFVEQVIRPTGLLDPIIEVHPAINQVDDFLEEADKAIKAGGRVLATTLTKRMAEELTKYMTKLNIKVRYIHSEVKTLERVEILRGLRLGEFDVLVGVNLLREGLDLPEVTLVAILDADKEGFLRSQRSLIQTIGRAARNDKGRVIMYADRMTDSMTLTIDETNRRREKQMKYNEEHHITPRTVGKTKAEIMEQTSVADFNGLEQQIYVEPDPTVTVAADPVLQYLGEKELKKAIDTVRKKMEKAAKEMDFLEAAKLRDEMFSLEKTFDERFK, translated from the coding sequence ATGAAGTTTCAACTTACATCTGAATATAAACCAACTGGAGATCAGCCTACTGCTATCAAAGAATTAGTGCAAGGTTTGAATGAAGGGGAACAGTACCAAACACTTTTAGGGGTGACGGGATCGGGAAAAACTTTTACAGTTGCCAATGTCATCCAGCAAACCCAAAAACCGACTTTAATACTCAGCCATAATAAAACCTTAGCAGCGCAGCTCTACGGAGAATTTAAACAATTTTTTCCTGATAATGCTGTCAATTACTTTGTCTCGTATTACGATTATTACCAACCTGAGGCTTTTATAGCATCATCCAATACGTATATTGAAAAGGATCTGGCCATTAATGAGGAAATCGAGAAACTGCGTTTAGCAACGACTACTGCTTTGATGTCTGGACGACGTGATGTTATTGTGGTTTCTTCTGTTTCCTGTATCTATGGTATGGGTAATCCAGAAGATTTTTCACGGTCCATATTTCGCTTTGCAATAGGAACGGTTATTTCTCGAAATGCTTTTTTACATCGTTTAGTGGAGATTTTATATGCGCGTACGACTACGGAATTTAAAAGAGGAACTTTTCGGGTGAAAGGAGATACGGTTGATATTTACCCTGCATATCTAGATTTTGCCATCCGTGTTTCTTTTTTCGGGGATGAGATCGATGAATTGAGCGAGATTGATCCTTTATCGGGAAAGACGTTAAATAAAATGGAGGATCTTGCTCTTTTCCCTGCTACATTATTTGTTACACCAAAGGAAAAGTTTACTTCTACGATTTGGGCTATTCAAGAAGAAATGGTACAACGTAGAACACAGTTGGAAGAGGAAGGTAAAATGCTAGAAGCAAAACGTCTGGAAGAACGTGTCAATTACGATCTGGAAATGATGCGTGAGCTTGGTTATTGTTCTGGAATTGAAAATTACTCCCGATTTTTTGATGGTCGTGAACCGGGGATGCGTCCCTTCTGTTTGCTAGATTATTTCCCAGAAGATTACTTACTGGTTATCGATGAAAGCCATGTAACGATTCCGCAATTACGGGCGATGTATGGTGGTGACCGATCTCGCAAAATTGCTTTGGTAGAACATGGTTTCAGATTACCTGCGGCGTTGGATAATAGACCTCTGAATTTTCCGGAATTTGAATCCTTGACCAATCAAACCATCTATGTTTCTGCAACTCCGGGCGACTACGAATTGCAACAAACAGAGGGTGTTTTTGTGGAGCAAGTGATTCGTCCTACTGGTTTGCTAGATCCGATCATTGAAGTACATCCGGCAATCAATCAGGTGGATGATTTTCTGGAAGAGGCTGACAAGGCCATTAAGGCAGGTGGTCGTGTACTGGCTACTACGTTAACGAAACGGATGGCTGAAGAGTTGACCAAGTATATGACGAAGTTGAATATCAAAGTTCGTTATATCCACTCTGAAGTAAAGACATTAGAACGGGTCGAAATTTTACGTGGATTACGCCTCGGCGAGTTTGACGTGCTGGTGGGCGTAAACTTGTTAAGGGAAGGACTCGATTTGCCTGAAGTAACTCTTGTAGCGATATTAGATGCAGATAAGGAAGGTTTTTTACGTTCGCAAAGGTCATTGATTCAAACGATTGGTCGTGCTGCCCGTAATGATAAGGGACGGGTGATCATGTATGCTGATCGGATGACTGATAGTATGACTTTGACGATTGATGAAACCAATCGTAGACGTGAGAAACAGATGAAATATAATGAAGAGCATCATATTACTCCACGTACTGTTGGTAAAACGAAAGCGGAAATTATGGAGCAAACCTCTGTCGCAGATTTTAATGGTTTAGAACAACAGATCTATGTTGAACCGGATCCTACTGTAACCGTTGCTGCTGATCCGGTATTGCAATATCTGGGAGAGAAAGAGCTTAAAAAAGCGATTGATACCGTTCGTAAGAAAATGGAGAAAGCAGCCAAAGAAATGGACTTTTTAGAGGCTGCCAAACTTAGGGATGAAATGTTCTCGTTAGAGAAAACATTTGATGAACGATTTAAATAA